The following proteins are encoded in a genomic region of Deltaproteobacteria bacterium:
- a CDS encoding MFS transporter, with product MSSTRKRVIFSWCMYDWANSAFATSVLAAILPVYFASLVPEGGVTLRCGPLSFPTSASGLWAYSVSFSVLLTALCAPVLGALADFSSSKKKFLFGFTYAGAFFTLFLYLVQEGDWLFCLILLVAGNIGFAGSMPLYNAFLPEVAVREEIDWVSGKGYAFGYAGGGLLLALHVLMITHHDAFGIPDRSMSIRICLASVGIWWGLFAVPLFLWVPETRRLHDKPQGFSYLRYGFARFFRTLRCFRKYRDLLWFLVAFLIYNDGIQTVIMMAAIFGKTALGLDTGTLIGALLMTQLIALPGALVFARLAQRIRAQGAIMVTLVLWVGIVTYAYFLRSALEFWILGGLVGLILGGSQAISRSLYGQLIPKDRAAEFFGFFAISSKFASIFGPLVFGLVTDFSENPRNAIVSLVLFFVVGMILLSRVDMERGRLQATRD from the coding sequence ATGAGTTCAACAAGAAAACGGGTAATCTTCAGTTGGTGCATGTATGACTGGGCCAACTCGGCCTTTGCCACGAGTGTGCTGGCAGCTATCCTTCCGGTCTATTTTGCCTCACTGGTGCCTGAGGGCGGCGTCACATTACGGTGTGGCCCATTAAGCTTTCCAACATCGGCAAGCGGGCTCTGGGCGTACAGCGTCTCCTTTTCAGTGCTTTTGACAGCCCTATGCGCGCCGGTCCTTGGAGCATTGGCTGATTTTTCAAGTTCCAAGAAGAAATTCCTTTTCGGCTTCACCTATGCTGGGGCTTTCTTCACATTATTTCTGTATTTGGTTCAAGAAGGGGACTGGCTGTTTTGCCTTATCCTCCTTGTGGCGGGTAACATAGGATTTGCCGGTAGCATGCCCTTATATAATGCTTTTTTGCCTGAAGTGGCCGTTAGAGAGGAAATAGACTGGGTTTCGGGCAAGGGCTATGCCTTTGGATACGCTGGCGGAGGGCTTTTGCTGGCCCTGCACGTGCTGATGATTACTCATCATGATGCTTTTGGAATACCCGATAGGTCGATGAGCATTCGCATATGCCTTGCCTCCGTGGGGATCTGGTGGGGGCTTTTTGCTGTGCCGCTTTTTCTTTGGGTCCCGGAGACAAGACGTTTGCATGATAAGCCACAGGGCTTCTCTTATCTTAGGTACGGCTTTGCTCGCTTTTTCAGGACACTACGCTGTTTTCGAAAATATCGGGATCTGCTGTGGTTTCTTGTCGCCTTCCTTATTTATAATGATGGCATTCAAACGGTGATTATGATGGCAGCTATCTTTGGCAAGACCGCCCTTGGCCTTGACACGGGTACCCTGATCGGCGCCCTTCTGATGACACAGCTAATCGCACTGCCAGGGGCTCTTGTGTTTGCAAGGCTGGCTCAACGCATCCGGGCCCAAGGCGCCATCATGGTCACATTGGTATTGTGGGTCGGCATTGTGACATACGCCTATTTCCTGAGAAGCGCTTTAGAATTCTGGATACTCGGTGGGCTTGTGGGTCTGATATTAGGTGGTAGTCAGGCCATCAGCCGATCCCTTTACGGGCAGTTGATTCCAAAGGATAGAGCAGCAGAGTTCTTCGGGTTTTTTGCCATCAGCTCAAAGTTCGCCTCCATATTTGGCCCCCTGGTCTTTGGGCTGGTTACGGACTTTTCTGAAAACCCGCGAAACGCCATTGTTTCATTGGTCCTGTTCTTTGTGGTGGGGATGATCCTGTTGAGCCGGGTTGACATGGAGAGGGGACGGCTTCAGGCCACCAGAGATTAG